Below is a genomic region from Primulina eburnea isolate SZY01 chromosome 9, ASM2296580v1, whole genome shotgun sequence.
TATAAACGAGACACTAGTAAGGGAGACGAAGATAAGGGGTTCGAATCCATTGCAAAAACGGGAGGAAACCATGCTGTTTCAGGACTGAAGTTTCGGTTTTTGAGGGAGTTCTTGCAGCTAGGCTATAGCGTTCTTCTATCGGATATCGATATAGTCTACTTGAAAAATCCATTTGAAAATCTTTACCGGGACTCAGATGTGGAGTCCATGACTGATGGTCACGACAACTCGACGGCTTATGGATATGACGACGTTTTTGACGAACCAAAAATGGGTTGGGCAAGATATGCTCACACGATAAGGATATGGGTGTACAATTCTGGGTTTTTTTACATAAGGCCAACTATCCCATCAATAGAGCTTTTAGATCGTGTGACTGCTCGTTTAGCTCGTGAGAATGCCTGGGACCAAGCTGTATTTAACGAGGAGCTTTTCTTTCCATCACATCCGGGATATGAGGGGCTTCATGCCTCAAAAAGAACTATGGATTACTTTCTCTTCATGAACAGCAAAGTTCTTTTCAAAACCGTTAGAAAGGATCCTAAACTCAGCAAGATTAAGCCTGTTATAGTTCATGTAAACTATCATCCAGACAAGCTTGTGAGAATGAAGGCCGTTGTTGATTACTATGTGAACGGTAAGCTAAATGCCTTGACTCCGTTCCCCGATGGCTCGGAATGATGAGAAGCTCGGCTCGGAATGATAAGAAGCTCTATTTTAACCAGCCATTTGTACCGTTCTCTTGTACCGACATAGTTTGCTTTTATTTTGCAGTTTATATGTTACTGATGTATCTTTCTTTACCAGGCTTTCAAATAAAAGTATGAGAATAGCTTTTATGGATCAAATCAAATGTTTTATTTGGGCAGTTTGATATTATAACTCTTGATTGTTTCTGTAATAAAAATGTGTTATATATCCATATTTCATATAGATAATTATTTGAGTAAACGTTATACTAAGTCTAATCTATGTAATGCGGGTAATTTGATTGTTTCTTCGATTTTGAACAAAGTTACAGTTGAATTTGGAAACTGCTCTATATTTCAAACAAAATAATCTATGTTCTATTAAAAAGTTCTCATGTGTAAAATCTTCCAGTTTCAAATGAAGCAATGACATCAAGACATGAACACTAGACCCGATCACCTAGAAGCCACATGTAATATCTGGAACGATATAACTATTTTAAACTTCTACATCTCCGTCACCACGACAAACTCGTAAGAATTTCAACGCCCACGGATCCAGAAACTTGGATCATTTTGAATCTGTAAGCTCGATGAGCGTCATCAAGTCATGTTTCAGTCCAAAATAATGAAAATGCAGCAGGGATTTGAGATGTGAACTCTACAACCAAAGACTTGCCTCAAGTACGTACTATATTTGGTAAGTCAAGCAGCGAGACCTGACATAAACACCTAAAACAAGATAATAAGATATTGCTTAGGTAGACACCATTCCACGTGAGTCCAATAATGAGACAGCGTAGGCGGCAGTGGAGAAGCTAGATGCTGGATATCTATCTTATTTGCCTTGCTCGTATGAATAGTTCTTGAATacgatataatttttatttcctGTTGCATAATTTCCCTTCATAAAactattttgaagttgcatcTGGATGTAAGCAAATCAATTCATCGCGAGCTACTAGAAGCTCGACTCAGTAAAAAAACTTGCTCGAAATCATTTGTTAAGCTTATCGAGCTCAACAATTTTATCGCGTCGAGCCCGGATTTAAGGATATTCGGCTCGTAAGCTCACGAGCCCGTCCGCAAGCTCGAGTTCGATCAGTTTGTCGGATCTTGAGTGTACAATAATAAATCGCATTATCCCACGTCGAAATTTGAGTGTAGTAAGTGATTGAAATACTATAAAATGAGATCTCTACCCTTTAtattatcatattttaattgattttttgaCTAATAATGTTGGATGAACTTTGTTAGCGTGCTCGAAAATTATATTGTTTAATGAGCTCCATAACGAGCCAAACTCGTTAAACATTATAAATGAACTATTGataaatcaaacttaaaatattcATGAGCTCAAGTCTCGTgataaaaactcaaattgagTCAAGCTCAAGTCTGTCTATATATGctttaaacgagccgagctcaagctTGGTTGCTCGCTCACCTCCTCCATTTGCTCGAGACTATATTGTGTTccgttaaaaaaaaatatattgctacaaaattttaattaattaagagtGATTGGATTGAGTATTTGAAATCTATTagattgatttttttattaaaaattttagacGACTTTCAAATTTCTCATTTAATTTAATCCAAATCCATCCAtaaaatgaaacttaaaaacagctagggtgtgtttggttgatatgattaaataaggatagatgaATAATCGCATAGTTATCTAATGTTTGGTTAAAATTTTATCgtaatatttttcaaatatatttctaataaatatatttaaattaattttaataaacataaattataattataaatatttaattctctatttaatattttaaaaatatttataattatttaaaaaaacatatctgaggcttggaatcaaagaggaatctgatacgtggcattgttttaccaaacttttcttagtggctttcgcacacatagagattattggtttccagcctatataccatcttcaactcaaattgagataagaaaaggagaaatttaaactccagaataataatgaatataagattcttatttggaattttacaaaacataaaaggatttactaaagatatttcaaagaaattaaacaacagaggatttatcgagggcccaaagaatcataaattcataaaaatcacccataaacgccttaaacgccatttctcggctaagcaggctgaagggctacaacatgaatttatttttctcggataaactcgaaccttgtgttcaccatttcctggttcatcttcttaccttatgttctaaccaaagactcttatattacattagattccagaaatttaaataaatcttttattatatcaatctgattccaagttacaaataaatatagatcatgtcatagtaaggaaAATAGTTTAGCACAAATGCtttagcctgtcattcaggctaatctctgaaatataaaaattaaaataataaataaaaacagaaaataaaaacagtaaacttacaaagttgtaaacagaacttcaaacttttattgattaaCTTCAGAAGGGTTGTATACAAGAGAGAGTAGAAAGGGGAGCAAACTCGACCGTGTCCTTCTAAAGACACAGAATGATCCTATAAATAGATAGAGAGCCGGACATGAAACCCCAGATTAcatcttaaaataaaaacagtacAATACTTTATTAAAGTAAATAGTACAAGCTTTATTAAAGCAAATAGTAACATGCTATAAATTAAAAAAGTCTGCAGTGTTATGCCACCCACTTTTTGTCACGATATGCCATGATGAGATGTGATATTCCACCAGCTTCAGATTCTTCATCTGACAATTTTAATcttctttaatattttcttttaaagaattcttcaaattctcaaaaatatcattcatttgAGAAAATTGAGGAATATCATCCTCAGGGTCTTGAGCATCATGCATCTTCATTAAATGAATAAATTGATTGTCACTTGATTCGGAAGccattgatttatctgattttgaatctgaacaTCCAATGTTGGAGTATAAATCCTTCTTCATTTCCTCAATATAAACTTCAATCATCTTTTCTTTGGAATAGatatcagaatatttctgagtCAAAATCTTGAAGGGACTCATAGAGTCTTTCTCTTTTTCATGTTGATTATGTaattctttctgatataaagaaattttttcctCCATAGTTAGAAGAGTTTCATGATCCTCTCGTAACATTTTATCCCAGAATTTAGTATAACTTACTCTTTTTAAACAAGGGATACCTTCCTCAGTATAATCACATTCTGGTTGCCATCTCCAGATCCATGGAATTCCAAATTCCATGAAGAATAGACATAAAGTCTTGCCATCAATCCAATGTTCAGAGAAGGACTTCTTTATGCATGGGAAGACATTTAACCATGTATTCAgaggttttataaaaacctctgGCAAAATTTTTGCAGATGGACCAAATATTTCCACCATATATAAAACCAATTTGGAATAgtataatgaaaaatattttcacataTCTTCAGAAACCAAGTATGTTTcttcttttcattttcataaaataaagttttattaaaacttccaacataatcccaaaaattgaatttgaaactcattttatgaggttcagaataaaattctttttcaacTAATGGAGATATACCCCATTCTTCTATAGATATgatctttttaataataaatttggagaagttataacttctttttgttgagtattactaaaaaagtgagttatatcaacactttttgtagatataagaagattttcataaaatcctctttgcttataagccccatatacatatgatgtattggttaaatatctgtccatgatagtccatggagttttttcccattgaagatctttttcttctataagaagaattaattcTCTATGTTTTGTCTCTGTATAAAGAGGtgaatcattatcatcttcttttataatattagcatatgatgctgaagacTGGGAATCTGTATTATTCTTCTTcttttgtttcaagaattcttgaaactcattatataattcagtatcctgctcagtattactggctgatgaacTTGATAAGTTCTGGGCTATTAGCCTCTGTTTGCCATGTTGTGCTATaatattagggggttttcccctGCCACCTCGTcctctataagaggactctcctctTCCTCGGGAATACATATCTGTAAATGAAAACATTAggataaatattctcgagttaaaAAATCAGGTAgatgattatcttcacctttttataaataatctcaaaatcaaaagagctaaatgagcctgccatcttgcaaacatttgtttagatacatcatgtttaaaatctttattaaacataaattttgcagatttgcagtcagtttttataataaacttttgattgtataaatcatcttgaaattttaaaatacatctaataatagctaaaatttcttttgctactgtggagtaatttttctgggcattattccatttcccagaataaaatcttataagatattcttgtttattttggggatctttttgttttaaaattccaCCAAAACCTATATCCGAGGCATCtgtttctacaattttatcccataaaggattttgccagcataagacaaggaagattcttaactttatctttaataatctgaacagctttagtatgcttatctgtccaaggtaaatgatttttcttaagtctatcatataagatagcagaatctttagtaagattttgaatataaggatctaaatgtttaaaatgtgtttcaatatcattagaaaatactaagatatcatctatataaacaattataaaattgctataattataaaaaatatcattcattatttgttgaaattctgaaggggcatttttaagtccaaatggcattactgtccattcataatgtcctattggaacattaaaagcagttttatatctatcagattcttttatttgaatctgccaaaatcctgattttaaatcaaattttgaaaatatgattgcatgaactaatctgtctaaaaaatattttttattaggaataggatgcctaatccattttaaaaccttattaagGGGTTTATAGTTTATGACTAATCTAGGAACACCTCTTTCTTgttcagaatgtttattaacatagaaagcagtacatgaccaaggagattgagaaggttttattaaacctttatctaacaaagaatgaatttcattcttgcataattctaaatattcacaattcatttgacaaggacgGGCCTTAGTAGGATATTTCTTTCCTGAAAATCATCTTCATAAGGAAGAgaaataatatgtttttttctaTCCCAAAAAGCATTAGGTagatcattacatatttctaatgaaaatttattataaatagtttttattttttcctgtaatttaggattctgtaatttatcatctattgtaagaaattttatttcttcttttaaagaatttatttgaaaggtttttctttcaatctgttcttgtaattcatttaaaattctatgaacaTGTTTAGTTATAAACTTAAAGGAAATAGGATTACCTTGAAAAGTCCCTATAATACCCGTTTCATCAACATAGGTTAAAGgatatatttgataaataaaaggaaaaccaagtataagttggctagaaatatctttcgctttgaatacagtttttatctttgcaaatataagctttaggtaatttataatttatttctaaatgttctcctcctgcatgagaaagagaatgtgtagttttatgaaaatattttgtaggaattaatccttcctgtataacatttaaatctgcaccactatctatcatagcaatgaaattctttttataagaattatcaattaataaagtaatattaatataccatttttgagatattatcatactcaaaacagttaaatgtttctgattattatcaggaaaggaaatatcttgaatattttcaaaactttcagaaattgaattattattattttcaatgactgaaatacgataatttaaactattattgttattatgtaaaattttacttgttcttttagattatcaatctctttaactaaatcctttatagtaactggattttgttgactatattttttctgtaaaagattttttacttctttcatagaatatgcttgttcttgtttaataagaatattattttcattattacTTGTTGAAGAAGTATTctccatttgatcaataattgtagattttaatattggatccttaatcatcttaaggaattctaaaatattattgttagtcaaaacattaatatttaaatcttgaaattgagacataagtttataaaactcatcatttttattattatcctctATAG
It encodes:
- the LOC140841861 gene encoding arabinosyltransferase RRA3-like encodes the protein MIGARRDGTVMKKDGGGQSPKGSRIVASVAAGVIAGCIFAFFYPNGFFVPLPPVNHLIAESNSQVIFSQCESSERINILKAEFVAASERNAELKKQIRKLKEKLQLAEQGEDSAQKQVLVLGEQHKTGAFGTVKGLRTNPTVVSDESVNPSLAKILDKIAVNRELIVALANSNVKEELEIWFTSIKRVGIPNYLVVALDDEIVSFCQSNGVPVYKRDTSKGDEDKGFESIAKTGGNHAVSGLKFRFLREFLQLGYSVLLSDIDIVYLKNPFENLYRDSDVESMTDGHDNSTAYGYDDVFDEPKMGWARYAHTIRIWVYNSGFFYIRPTIPSIELLDRVTARLARENAWDQAVFNEELFFPSHPGYEGLHASKRTMDYFLFMNSKVLFKTVRKDPKLSKIKPVIVHVNYHPDKLVRMKAVVDYYVNGKLNALTPFPDGSE